In one Shewanella loihica PV-4 genomic region, the following are encoded:
- the aceA gene encoding isocitrate lyase encodes MTKATTQISRQQQIDAIKQDWAENPRWAGVRRPYSAEDVVALRGSIVPENTLATRGAEKLWQLVNGGAKKGYVNSLGALTGGQAVQQAKAGIEAIYLSGWQVAADANLAGTMYPDQSLYPANSVPAVVQRINNSFRRADQIQWSNEIDPQDERYTDYFLPIVADAEAGFGGVLNAYELMKNMIDAGAAGVHFEDQLASVKKCGHMGGKVLVPTQEAVQKLVSARLAADVSGVPTLVIARTDANAADLLTSDCDPYDRDFITGERTSEGFYRVNAGIDQAISRGLAYAPYADLIWCETAKPDLEEARRFAEAIHAQYPDQLLAYNCSPSFNWKKNLDDATIARFQQELSDMGYKYQFITLAGIHNMWYNMFDLAYDYARGEGMKHYVEKVQEVEFAAAKKGYTFVAHQQEVGTGYFDKVTNVIQGGESSVTALTGSTEEEQF; translated from the coding sequence TTCGATTGTCCCGGAAAATACCCTGGCAACCCGCGGCGCCGAGAAGCTATGGCAGCTGGTTAATGGTGGCGCTAAGAAAGGTTATGTTAACTCGCTCGGCGCCCTGACCGGTGGTCAGGCGGTACAGCAGGCCAAGGCGGGTATTGAGGCCATCTACCTGTCGGGCTGGCAGGTAGCTGCCGATGCTAACCTGGCGGGCACCATGTACCCAGATCAGTCGCTTTATCCGGCTAACTCAGTACCTGCAGTGGTTCAGCGCATCAACAACTCGTTCCGCCGCGCCGACCAGATCCAGTGGAGCAACGAGATCGACCCACAAGATGAGCGCTACACAGACTACTTCTTGCCTATCGTGGCCGATGCCGAAGCCGGTTTTGGTGGTGTACTTAACGCCTACGAGCTGATGAAGAACATGATCGATGCCGGCGCGGCGGGTGTGCACTTTGAAGATCAGCTAGCCTCGGTGAAGAAGTGTGGCCACATGGGCGGTAAGGTGTTGGTGCCGACCCAAGAAGCGGTACAGAAACTAGTTTCGGCGCGTTTGGCTGCCGACGTGAGCGGCGTACCAACTCTGGTTATCGCCCGAACCGATGCGAACGCTGCGGATCTGCTGACCTCTGATTGCGACCCTTATGATCGCGACTTCATCACCGGCGAGCGCACTTCAGAAGGTTTCTACCGTGTGAATGCGGGCATTGACCAGGCTATCTCTCGTGGTCTGGCCTACGCCCCATACGCAGATCTTATCTGGTGTGAGACGGCTAAGCCGGATCTTGAAGAGGCGCGTCGCTTTGCCGAGGCTATCCATGCGCAATACCCAGATCAGCTGCTGGCCTACAACTGTTCACCTTCTTTCAACTGGAAGAAGAACCTGGATGACGCCACCATCGCCCGCTTCCAGCAGGAACTGTCGGACATGGGCTACAAGTACCAGTTCATCACCTTAGCCGGTATTCACAACATGTGGTACAACATGTTCGACCTCGCCTATGACTATGCGCGTGGTGAAGGCATGAAGCACTATGTCGAGAAGGTACAGGAAGTCGAATTCGCCGCGGCGAAGAAAGGCTACACCTTCGTGGCGCACCAGCAAGAGGTGGGTACAGGCTACTTCGATAAGGTGACCAATGTGATCCAAGGCGGTGAGTCTTCGGTCACGGCGCTGACAGGCTCTACCGAAGAGGAGCAGTTCTAA
- a CDS encoding HDOD domain-containing protein has translation MSGKGAEYWTKRISEQEMPALSSTVKTLEKLAKDDVSSLAILGRSVMHDNALTSRILKVANSAIYNKGISHVTTVSRAAVVLGFDTIRNICITAKLLSSLLENKGLSEPVYHRLLTLMARAFQAAMLAKMMLKDHDEELQEEVFIAALLYHLGESAFWSMGGETTEQLDARLNQVDEKDANNVVREVLGTSFTQLSMGIAKNWGLGEVLVKSLSNPNERTPEIRSIYLANKISELMASDSKDIAELNHRIKQAADMLDLEVDEFKGRMIQCSHATRKLADTYGAKVLVAFLPDTHQLTLAAEPEAEPIKVREFNVDLQLKKLRELTDCAINKANFNEVITITLSGLLDGIGMDRCAVMLLSPNRKRLQPRVVLGENGDKMKNEFIVELNHDKNVFAESVDLKKPLFIDNPSSEKWRLYTDEELRRHTSVMGFMLAPILVDNKVIGLLYADRHSSERKLAEVDFERFTHFAQLTNLCLSVSVH, from the coding sequence ATGTCAGGTAAAGGTGCAGAATACTGGACCAAACGCATCAGCGAACAGGAGATGCCGGCACTGAGCTCGACGGTGAAAACCCTAGAGAAACTTGCCAAAGATGATGTTTCCTCCCTGGCGATACTCGGCCGCAGCGTGATGCATGACAACGCGCTGACCTCGCGAATTCTTAAGGTGGCCAATAGCGCCATCTATAACAAGGGGATCTCCCACGTCACCACTGTAAGCCGCGCGGCTGTGGTACTGGGCTTTGATACCATACGCAACATCTGTATTACCGCCAAACTGCTCAGTAGCCTGCTAGAAAACAAGGGCTTATCTGAGCCTGTGTATCACAGGCTGCTCACCCTGATGGCCAGAGCCTTCCAGGCTGCCATGCTGGCCAAGATGATGCTTAAAGATCATGATGAAGAGCTGCAAGAAGAGGTGTTTATTGCCGCGCTGCTCTATCACCTGGGAGAGAGTGCCTTCTGGAGCATGGGCGGTGAGACCACAGAGCAGCTCGATGCGCGCCTTAATCAGGTCGATGAGAAGGATGCCAACAATGTGGTTAGAGAGGTTCTGGGCACCTCTTTTACTCAGCTTTCCATGGGCATAGCCAAAAACTGGGGCCTAGGTGAGGTGTTGGTGAAGTCCCTGTCTAACCCGAACGAGCGCACGCCAGAGATCCGCTCCATCTACCTTGCGAACAAGATTAGCGAGTTGATGGCCAGCGACAGCAAAGATATTGCCGAGCTGAATCATCGAATCAAGCAGGCGGCAGACATGCTGGATCTCGAGGTGGATGAGTTTAAGGGGCGGATGATTCAGTGCAGCCACGCCACGCGAAAGCTGGCCGATACCTATGGCGCCAAGGTGCTGGTGGCCTTTTTGCCCGATACTCACCAATTGACGCTGGCGGCGGAGCCTGAGGCCGAGCCCATTAAGGTGCGTGAGTTTAATGTCGACCTGCAGCTGAAGAAATTAAGGGAACTTACAGATTGTGCCATCAACAAGGCGAACTTTAATGAGGTGATCACCATTACCCTGAGTGGGCTGCTCGATGGTATCGGCATGGATCGCTGCGCCGTGATGCTGCTCTCACCAAACCGTAAACGCCTGCAACCTCGGGTGGTGTTAGGCGAGAACGGCGATAAGATGAAGAATGAGTTTATCGTCGAGCTCAATCACGATAAGAATGTGTTTGCCGAGAGTGTCGATCTCAAGAAACCGCTGTTTATCGACAACCCTAGCTCGGAAAAGTGGCGTCTCTATACCGACGAAGAACTCAGGCGCCACACCTCTGTCATGGGCTTCATGCTGGCGCCGATCTTGGTGGATAACAAGGTGATTGGCCTGTTATATGCCGACAGGCACAGCTCAGAGCGTAAGCTGGCGGAAGTGGATTTCGAGCGCTTTACCCACTTCGCGCAGCTGACCAATCTCTGTCTATCTGTCTCTGTGCATTAA
- a CDS encoding nuclear transport factor 2 family protein — translation MTVRHPMLTWLLAASALLMSGICRAEIPLEATQTLDKLHGYAASADWDNYFALYTEDAHFIGTDATENWNMQEFSAYARPTKGWHYTLVSRQLQQHGEVIVFDEHLSSKSYGNCRGTGTLVLTPGGWKILQYHLSFPIPNAMAKRITAQISAASQKE, via the coding sequence ATGACCGTCAGACATCCCATGCTGACTTGGCTTTTGGCTGCCAGCGCCCTCCTTATGAGCGGCATCTGCCGGGCTGAGATCCCGCTAGAGGCGACCCAGACCTTAGACAAGCTTCACGGCTACGCGGCGAGCGCCGATTGGGACAACTACTTCGCCCTCTATACCGAGGATGCCCACTTTATCGGTACCGATGCCACGGAAAACTGGAACATGCAGGAATTTTCCGCCTATGCCCGCCCGACAAAGGGCTGGCACTACACCCTAGTTTCGAGGCAGCTCCAGCAACACGGCGAGGTGATAGTCTTCGATGAACACTTAAGCAGTAAGTCTTACGGCAACTGCCGCGGCACAGGCACTCTGGTACTGACGCCGGGAGGCTGGAAGATATTGCAATACCACCTGAGTTTTCCTATCCCCAACGCCATGGCCAAGCGGATCACGGCGCAAATCAGCGCCGCGAGTCAGAAAGAGTAG
- a CDS encoding zinc-dependent peptidase: MLAIFILALVSSAAIGYILFKPRYVRYRRAQIAKRAFPASWRAILKRRMPYFRALPSDLQLQLKRHIQIFIAEKQFVGCQGIEIDDEIRVTIAAQACLLLLNRDTDYYPKLKQILVYPSLFIVNQTQQNGDGTFWERKNILSGESWEFGKVVLSWHTTKEDAAQPYDGHNVVIHEFAHQLDQEDGHSNGAPILAHANDYQSWSTVMAQEFTRLREDAKWHQPSLFNYYGATNEAEFFAVITETFFERPHEFYQQHQALYQQMSHFFKLDPVNWH, from the coding sequence ATGCTAGCCATCTTTATTCTTGCGCTGGTCAGTAGCGCCGCCATAGGGTACATACTGTTTAAGCCAAGGTATGTCAGGTATCGCCGCGCGCAGATCGCCAAGCGGGCCTTTCCCGCCAGTTGGCGCGCCATACTCAAGCGCCGCATGCCCTATTTTCGTGCCCTGCCAAGCGACCTGCAACTACAGCTCAAGCGTCACATCCAGATCTTCATCGCCGAGAAGCAGTTCGTCGGCTGCCAGGGGATAGAGATTGATGATGAGATCAGAGTAACCATAGCCGCCCAGGCTTGCCTGTTACTGCTCAATCGCGACACCGACTACTACCCTAAGCTGAAACAGATCTTGGTCTACCCCAGCCTGTTTATCGTCAACCAGACTCAGCAAAATGGCGATGGCACCTTCTGGGAGCGCAAAAACATACTCTCTGGCGAGTCCTGGGAATTTGGCAAGGTGGTGCTCTCCTGGCATACCACCAAGGAAGATGCTGCCCAACCCTATGATGGCCACAACGTGGTGATCCACGAGTTTGCCCATCAGCTGGATCAGGAAGATGGCCACTCCAATGGTGCGCCCATCCTAGCCCATGCCAACGACTATCAATCTTGGTCGACCGTCATGGCGCAGGAGTTCACGCGACTACGCGAAGATGCCAAGTGGCATCAACCCAGCCTGTTTAACTATTACGGCGCCACCAACGAGGCCGAGTTCTTCGCGGTGATCACCGAGACCTTCTTCGAACGCCCCCATGAGTTTTACCAGCAGCATCAGGCCCTCTATCAACAGATGAGTCATTTTTTCAAGCTAGATCCGGTAAACTGGCATTAA
- a CDS encoding AAA family ATPase — protein MIILVGGEKGGSGKSCLAQNIAVFLTVECGASVIMVDCDPQRTTSDWIQARNNNGTLASINCVQLYGKIRNDLLSLEQHYDYVIVDCGGQDNLALRATMSVASHVLMPLRPKRRDLKTVSHMDDIVATCMMINPKMRASFVITQCPSLPNQANRIFEAKEVCKTYDINVLDAITYSRNIYDDSEESGLSVMETQPKGKAAEEIRSIACEMLQASSATEIRNRLAEKQMDKLRGNYGSGRSQEKLYAV, from the coding sequence ATGATCATTTTAGTTGGCGGTGAAAAAGGCGGTAGCGGAAAGAGCTGTTTAGCCCAAAACATAGCGGTATTTCTCACGGTAGAATGCGGCGCGTCGGTCATCATGGTCGATTGTGATCCCCAGCGGACCACCTCAGACTGGATTCAAGCTCGTAACAACAATGGCACCCTGGCCAGCATCAACTGCGTACAGCTCTACGGCAAGATACGCAACGATCTGCTCAGCCTGGAGCAACACTATGACTATGTCATCGTCGACTGTGGCGGTCAGGATAACCTGGCACTGCGCGCCACCATGTCGGTTGCCTCCCATGTGTTGATGCCACTGCGTCCTAAGCGCAGAGACTTGAAAACCGTCAGCCACATGGATGATATCGTCGCTACCTGTATGATGATTAACCCTAAGATGCGCGCATCTTTCGTGATCACTCAATGCCCTAGCCTACCAAACCAGGCTAACCGCATCTTTGAGGCGAAAGAGGTGTGTAAGACTTACGACATCAACGTGCTTGACGCCATCACCTACAGCCGAAACATTTATGATGACAGCGAAGAATCGGGTCTGTCTGTCATGGAAACTCAGCCAAAAGGCAAGGCCGCCGAGGAGATACGCAGCATAGCCTGTGAAATGCTGCAAGCTTCGAGTGCTACAGAAATTCGCAATCGTCTTGCCGAAAAACAGATGGATAAGTTAAGGGGTAACTATGGGTCTGGCCGATCTCAAGAAAAGCTCTACGCAGTCTAG
- a CDS encoding DUF3820 family protein — MDQQALIEAINQKMPFGKYAGLRLLELPEPYLVWFHSKGFPEGKLGQQLALIYEVKLNGLEGMLKPLLVPRTQG, encoded by the coding sequence ATGGATCAACAGGCCTTAATCGAGGCGATTAATCAAAAAATGCCCTTTGGTAAATATGCAGGATTACGCTTACTCGAGCTGCCAGAGCCCTATTTAGTCTGGTTTCACAGCAAAGGCTTCCCCGAGGGCAAGTTGGGGCAGCAGCTGGCGCTCATCTACGAAGTGAAGCTCAATGGCCTCGAGGGCATGCTCAAGCCGTTATTAGTTCCGCGCACTCAAGGATAA
- a CDS encoding GNAT family N-acetyltransferase, with the protein MIKIIPYRKGYSTQVSEVYHLAVRAIDETHYSAAQKCAWSRAPRSGYHWQKRLTRSQAWLAVDTESLISGLPRCVGFINVETHYASRGYIDSLYVHPGYQGLGIARQLLRQLVSWSAAQGMLELSVDASSLSRPLFLAEGFVLRHKRYQEKAGQIFMAYYLVKSQA; encoded by the coding sequence ATGATTAAGATAATTCCCTACCGTAAGGGATATAGTACTCAGGTCAGCGAGGTCTATCATCTGGCGGTGCGGGCGATTGACGAGACCCATTACAGTGCGGCGCAGAAGTGCGCCTGGTCGAGGGCGCCGCGCTCTGGCTATCACTGGCAAAAACGCCTGACCCGCTCACAGGCCTGGTTAGCCGTCGACACAGAAAGCCTAATTAGCGGGCTACCGCGCTGCGTCGGTTTTATCAATGTGGAGACTCACTATGCCTCGCGAGGATATATCGACAGTCTCTATGTGCACCCTGGATATCAGGGGCTGGGGATAGCGCGTCAACTGCTACGCCAGCTTGTATCATGGTCGGCGGCGCAGGGGATGCTTGAGCTGAGCGTCGATGCCTCTAGCCTGTCCAGGCCACTGTTTTTGGCCGAAGGGTTTGTTTTGCGACACAAGCGATATCAGGAAAAGGCAGGCCAGATATTTATGGCCTACTATCTGGTGAAGTCTCAGGCCTAG
- a CDS encoding bifunctional metallophosphatase/5'-nucleotidase yields MTNRYSLKLAHINDTHSHFDPSRVQFLLTHEQQSYEVYSHSGGYARIGYQVQQARQQAADAGQDFLFLHGGDSFQGTLYFNQFKGVANADLLNRLAPDAMVLGNHEIDAGNQPVKRFLDTINFPLLAGNMDLSQEDPLKQDRLAGHPKLFDYIPERQMAKVLLKPLGDKQIAIIGITLDQMKEIARPDEDTHFANAIATTTNTVAKLKADGIDHILVLSHLGWDKDKELAREVPGISLIVGGHSHTLQGDFSAIGINALPYGYRVEDTPILHAGKYAETLGLCDIEFDDKGRVTKLAGHNYFMLDEHLIIEGEQEVTAATYNALKLQLMAHPGVLWNEGLWDEELSEINQVIAQRYRPAIDALEHQVLGFVPKNLIHTRLPSKALPHGSEIAPWVCKSIYHETRRLDLQVDFALHNAGGVRQSLNKGTVTMADVLGRLLPFALPLVKYRILGRYLYQTLESAINSATNNSITGTGAGSFPYTYGLKYCYDGRQPLGTRILHLEILTEIAGEMQWHSVMPDRMYSGVSSAYTASGKEGYQDLLRAEQQESIEALTLPQAFIRYMQREEGLHGIMPPHVLYTSHLDGL; encoded by the coding sequence ATGACCAACAGATATTCGCTCAAGCTTGCACACATCAACGACACCCACTCTCACTTCGATCCTTCACGCGTTCAATTTCTGCTCACCCATGAGCAACAAAGTTATGAGGTCTATAGCCATAGCGGTGGCTATGCCAGGATCGGCTATCAGGTGCAGCAAGCGCGTCAGCAAGCGGCAGATGCCGGGCAAGATTTTCTGTTTCTGCATGGGGGCGACAGCTTTCAGGGCACTCTCTACTTCAATCAGTTTAAGGGCGTCGCCAACGCCGATCTGCTCAATCGCCTCGCCCCAGATGCCATGGTGCTGGGTAACCATGAGATAGACGCTGGCAATCAACCGGTTAAACGGTTTCTCGATACCATTAACTTCCCTCTGCTCGCCGGCAACATGGATCTCAGCCAGGAAGATCCCCTAAAGCAGGACAGACTCGCCGGCCACCCCAAGCTATTTGACTATATTCCCGAGCGCCAGATGGCCAAGGTGCTGCTAAAACCCCTTGGCGACAAGCAGATAGCCATCATAGGGATCACCCTGGATCAGATGAAAGAGATCGCCAGGCCAGATGAAGATACCCACTTTGCCAACGCCATCGCGACCACAACCAATACGGTGGCCAAACTCAAGGCCGACGGCATAGATCATATCCTGGTGCTGAGTCATCTAGGTTGGGATAAGGATAAAGAATTAGCCAGAGAAGTCCCTGGCATCAGTCTGATCGTCGGTGGTCACTCACATACCCTACAGGGCGATTTCAGCGCTATCGGCATCAACGCCCTGCCCTATGGCTATCGCGTGGAAGACACGCCTATTTTGCATGCAGGCAAGTACGCCGAAACCCTGGGGCTATGCGACATCGAATTTGACGACAAGGGGCGTGTTACAAAGCTTGCCGGACACAACTACTTCATGCTCGATGAGCATCTGATCATCGAAGGGGAGCAAGAGGTCACCGCCGCTACCTACAATGCGCTGAAGCTGCAGCTCATGGCGCATCCAGGCGTGCTGTGGAATGAAGGGTTATGGGATGAAGAGCTAAGCGAGATCAATCAGGTGATCGCCCAGCGCTATCGTCCCGCCATCGACGCGCTGGAACATCAGGTGCTGGGGTTTGTGCCGAAAAACTTGATCCACACCCGCCTGCCCAGCAAGGCACTGCCCCACGGCAGCGAGATCGCCCCCTGGGTCTGCAAGAGCATCTATCATGAGACCCGCAGACTCGATCTTCAGGTGGACTTTGCCCTGCACAATGCCGGCGGCGTCAGACAGTCCCTCAACAAGGGCACAGTGACCATGGCCGACGTGCTGGGACGCCTGCTGCCCTTCGCCCTCCCCCTGGTGAAATACCGCATCTTGGGCCGCTACCTATATCAGACCCTGGAGTCGGCCATCAACTCGGCCACCAACAACAGCATTACCGGCACGGGCGCCGGCAGCTTCCCCTACACCTATGGCCTCAAATATTGTTATGACGGCAGGCAGCCGCTGGGCACCCGCATTCTACACCTGGAGATCTTGACCGAAATCGCCGGCGAGATGCAGTGGCACAGTGTGATGCCAGACCGCATGTATAGCGGCGTCTCCTCGGCCTATACAGCGTCGGGCAAGGAAGGCTATCAGGATCTGCTCAGAGCCGAGCAACAGGAATCGATTGAGGCGCTCACCCTGCCCCAGGCCTTCATCCGCTACATGCAGCGCGAAGAGGGGCTCCACGGCATCATGCCGCCCCATGTGTTGTATACCAGTCACCTGGATGGCCTGTAG
- a CDS encoding CNNM domain-containing protein, whose product MITLIVIVFVAIGISFLCSVFEAVLLSVTPSFIANLKETHPAAAERLSHQKENVESPLVSILTLNTIAHTVGAAVAGAQAAKVFGDEMLGVFSGVLTFLILFFSEIIPKTLGANYWRSLAPSVSLVLLWMERITKPLIWMSQQVTRKLGKGDDGQYIRQEMSAMAKIGHESGELDEQESMILTQMLSVKEMPVTAIMTPRTVMFSVPATMTQTEFAKLHKKSPFTRIPVFDGDRDNIVGYVNRNTILLSERDTPQAPISAVRRNLVIVPETAKILPLFQLMIKRNTKIAMVVDEYGSGHGIVTLEDIIESLLGLEIVDSNDPVTDMQQLARRLWKRRMTHKGIRISDEGSSEDDETPKSEPPEASVAETEPLGKVSK is encoded by the coding sequence ATGATAACCCTTATTGTTATTGTCTTTGTCGCTATCGGGATCTCTTTTCTCTGTAGTGTATTCGAAGCCGTGCTTCTGTCTGTTACCCCTAGCTTTATCGCGAACCTGAAAGAAACCCATCCCGCGGCGGCCGAGCGTTTGAGCCACCAGAAGGAGAATGTGGAATCGCCACTGGTCTCTATCTTGACCCTGAACACTATCGCCCATACCGTCGGTGCCGCCGTTGCCGGTGCGCAGGCCGCAAAGGTGTTTGGCGATGAGATGCTAGGCGTCTTCTCGGGCGTGCTGACCTTCTTGATCCTCTTCTTCTCTGAGATCATCCCTAAGACACTGGGCGCGAACTACTGGCGCAGCCTGGCTCCGAGTGTGTCGCTGGTGCTGCTGTGGATGGAGCGCATCACTAAGCCGCTGATCTGGATGTCACAGCAGGTGACTCGCAAGCTGGGTAAAGGCGACGATGGCCAATACATTCGCCAGGAGATGAGCGCCATGGCCAAGATAGGCCATGAGTCGGGTGAGCTGGACGAGCAGGAATCTATGATCCTGACGCAGATGCTGTCGGTCAAGGAGATGCCGGTTACCGCCATCATGACGCCAAGAACCGTGATGTTCAGCGTGCCAGCGACCATGACTCAGACCGAGTTTGCCAAGCTTCATAAGAAGAGCCCCTTTACCCGTATTCCGGTTTTCGATGGCGATCGCGACAATATCGTGGGTTATGTCAACCGCAACACCATCCTGTTGTCGGAGCGGGACACGCCTCAGGCGCCTATCTCGGCGGTGCGTCGTAACTTGGTTATCGTGCCGGAAACGGCCAAGATATTGCCGCTGTTCCAGCTGATGATTAAGCGCAACACCAAGATCGCCATGGTGGTGGATGAATACGGCAGTGGCCACGGTATAGTCACCCTGGAAGACATCATCGAGTCCCTGCTGGGCCTTGAGATTGTCGACAGCAACGACCCTGTGACCGACATGCAGCAACTGGCGAGACGCCTGTGGAAGCGCCGCATGACTCACAAGGGGATACGCATCTCGGATGAGGGCTCGTCAGAAGATGACGAAACGCCGAAGAGCGAGCCACCAGAGGCCAGCGTCGCTGAGACAGAACCTCTGGGTAAGGTGAGCAAATAA
- a CDS encoding bifunctional tRNA (adenosine(37)-C2)-methyltransferase TrmG/ribosomal RNA large subunit methyltransferase RlmN → MSEKKINLLDLDRKGLRALFTEMGEKPFRADQLMKWLYHFGVSDFEQMTNINKVLRAKLAARCEVVAPEISSYQKSADGTIKFAINVGNGQEVETVYIPEEDRATLCVSSQVGCALECTFCSTAQQGFNRNLTVSEIVGQIWRVSHFLGFQKETGERPISNVVMMGMGEPLLNLKNVMPAIDIMLDDFGFSLSKRRVTVSTSGVVPALDILGDNLDVALAVSIHAPNDELRDVLVPVNKKYPLQEFLAAIRRYLAKSNANRGRVTLEYVMLDHINDSTDQAHELAELMKDTPCKINLIPFNPYPGSPYGRSSNSRIDRFSKVLMEYGLTVIVRKTRGDDIDAACGQLAGDIRDRTKRLAKKRMQDSQISVTIN, encoded by the coding sequence ATGAGTGAAAAAAAGATCAATTTATTGGATCTCGATCGTAAGGGATTGAGAGCGCTATTTACCGAGATGGGTGAAAAGCCTTTCCGTGCCGATCAATTGATGAAGTGGCTTTACCATTTTGGCGTCAGTGATTTCGAACAGATGACCAACATCAACAAGGTGTTACGTGCCAAACTGGCCGCGCGTTGTGAGGTGGTGGCGCCAGAGATCTCCAGCTACCAGAAGTCTGCCGATGGCACCATCAAGTTCGCCATCAACGTGGGCAATGGCCAAGAAGTCGAAACCGTCTACATCCCAGAGGAGGACCGTGCCACCCTGTGTGTCTCTTCTCAGGTGGGTTGCGCCCTTGAGTGTACCTTCTGCTCGACCGCCCAGCAGGGCTTTAACCGTAACCTTACCGTGTCTGAGATTGTTGGTCAGATCTGGCGCGTGTCTCACTTCCTCGGTTTCCAGAAAGAGACCGGCGAGCGTCCTATCTCCAATGTGGTGATGATGGGCATGGGGGAGCCGCTGCTGAACCTGAAAAACGTCATGCCGGCTATCGACATCATGCTGGACGACTTCGGCTTCAGCCTCTCTAAGCGCCGCGTGACCGTCTCTACCTCGGGCGTGGTGCCTGCGCTGGATATCTTGGGTGATAACCTGGATGTGGCCCTGGCGGTAAGTATTCACGCGCCAAACGATGAGCTGCGTGATGTGCTGGTACCGGTCAACAAGAAGTATCCGCTGCAGGAGTTCCTGGCGGCGATCCGTCGTTACCTGGCCAAGTCCAACGCCAACCGAGGCCGCGTGACCCTGGAATATGTGATGCTTGATCATATCAACGACAGCACAGATCAGGCTCATGAGCTGGCAGAGTTGATGAAGGATACCCCTTGTAAGATCAACCTGATCCCTTTTAACCCTTATCCTGGGTCACCATATGGGCGTTCATCGAACTCACGTATCGACAGATTCTCTAAGGTGCTGATGGAATATGGTCTGACGGTGATCGTTCGTAAGACCCGCGGAGACGATATTGACGCGGCCTGTGGCCAGTTAGCCGGGGATATTCGCGACCGAACCAAACGTTTAGCGAAAAAACGCATGCAAGATAGTCAGATTTCAGTCACAATAAACTAA
- the pilW gene encoding type IV pilus biogenesis/stability protein PilW gives MLSKKPTLTLLVILTSALMSGCVTERTYSGTDVPVQERTFDNVSAARQRVQLGLTYLQKGNSEQAKYNLDKALEFAPNIEDVHVALAYYYQSVGELELTEKAYRNAINASDASGDSMNNFGVFLCQQAKYDQAEEMFLRAVKMPKYTRSASSYENLGICSRKSGDLQKAQRYFEMALNYDPRRANSLLELSEIELDLGNYSAAKKGLARYHRVVPESAQSLALGIKIEQGLNDPEAMRKFGILLLAKFPASNEAKQYRASMH, from the coding sequence ATGTTAAGCAAAAAGCCAACATTGACCCTGTTAGTCATCCTGACCTCGGCGCTGATGTCAGGATGCGTGACTGAAAGAACTTACAGTGGCACAGATGTGCCCGTTCAAGAGCGTACCTTCGACAATGTTTCTGCCGCCCGCCAACGGGTGCAGCTGGGTCTGACCTATCTGCAGAAAGGCAACAGCGAACAAGCCAAGTACAACCTGGATAAGGCGCTCGAGTTTGCGCCTAACATCGAAGATGTACACGTGGCATTAGCCTATTACTATCAATCGGTTGGTGAATTAGAGCTGACCGAGAAGGCGTATCGCAACGCCATCAATGCCAGCGATGCCAGCGGCGATTCCATGAATAACTTCGGCGTGTTCCTCTGCCAGCAGGCAAAGTACGATCAAGCCGAAGAGATGTTTCTTCGGGCGGTAAAAATGCCCAAATACACCCGTTCGGCCTCCAGCTATGAGAACCTGGGGATCTGTAGCCGCAAGTCGGGTGACCTGCAAAAAGCACAACGCTACTTCGAGATGGCACTTAACTATGACCCGCGTCGTGCCAACTCCCTATTAGAACTGTCTGAGATCGAATTGGATCTGGGGAACTACTCCGCCGCCAAGAAAGGCTTGGCGCGTTACCATAGAGTAGTGCCCGAATCGGCTCAGAGTTTGGCGTTGGGAATTAAAATTGAGCAAGGCCTAAATGACCCTGAAGCGATGAGAAAATTTGGCATTCTTCTCCTGGCTAAGTTTCCCGCTTCCAATGAGGCCAAGCAGTATAGAGCAAGTATGCACTAA